Genomic window (Prosthecochloris aestuarii DSM 271):
GGAGTCTATTCCGCACGCTTTGCGCCAATGCCCGAAGGCAGAGAACCCTCATATGAAGACAACGTGCAGCATCTGCTCACAACCATGCAGCACACCCTGGAGCGCAGCGCAACATTTCGCACAGTCATCGCAATCAAAGGGCGTCTATCAGAAAAAAACGGCATCAGTGAAATCGAAGAGACCGTAGAGGGAAAAGTCGCCGGATCAATAGCAAAAGAAAAAACAGGAAACGGGGGGTTTGGCTATGATCCGATCTTTTGGGTAAATTCTGCGCAGGCAACCTTTGCAGAAATGACCACCGAAGAAAAAAACCGCCTGAGTCACCGCTCGCTTGCTGTGCAAAAAGCAGTAGAAACGTTACGAGACATACTTTCATAGCCCTCCAGGCCAACAGCAACCCCTAACAACCTGTCATGAGCCTTTTTGAAGCAATCATTCTCGGTATCGCCCAGGGCCTGACCGAGTTCCTGCCAATCAGCAGTACCGCCCATCTGCGCATTGTTCCAGCCCTCGCAGGGTGGCAGGATCCCGGCGCAGCGTTTACCGCGATTGTGCAGATAGGCACGCTCATTGCTGTCCTCATCTATTTTTTTCGCGACATAGTCACCATAAGCGGCGCTGTCATCAAAGGTCTCATGAACGCAAGCCCTCTCGGTACGCCCGATGCAAAAATGGGCTGGATGATCGCAGCAGGAACAATCCCTATCGTCGTCTTCGGACTGCTCTTCAAAACCGAAATCGAAACAAGCCTTCGTTCCCTCTACTGGATCAGTGCTGCGCTCATCACCCTGGCAATCATACTGAGCCTGGCAGAATGGCTCATAAAAAAACGGATCGCGAAAGGTATTGAACCAAAATCGATGAGCGACATAAGATGGAAAGAAGCGCTGATCATCGGGCTGGTTCAGAGTATAGCACTCATTCCCGGCTCATCCCGATCAGGAGTCACGATCACAGGAGGTCTTTTTATGAACCTCTCCCGCGAAACCGCCGCCCGCTTCTCGTTCCTGCTCTCCCTGCCGGCAGTCTTTGCCGCAGGCATTTATCAGC
Coding sequences:
- the rdgB gene encoding RdgB/HAM1 family non-canonical purine NTP pyrophosphatase encodes the protein MTASRAEKTAIVLATNNPDKVREIKPMLMGLSSSVQVYSLSDLGVDRAIEETESTLEGNAKLKADAIFNHLSDRFENLISLADDTGLEVDALKGAPGVYSARFAPMPEGREPSYEDNVQHLLTTMQHTLERSATFRTVIAIKGRLSEKNGISEIEETVEGKVAGSIAKEKTGNGGFGYDPIFWVNSAQATFAEMTTEEKNRLSHRSLAVQKAVETLRDILS
- the uppP gene encoding undecaprenyl-diphosphatase UppP encodes the protein MSLFEAIILGIAQGLTEFLPISSTAHLRIVPALAGWQDPGAAFTAIVQIGTLIAVLIYFFRDIVTISGAVIKGLMNASPLGTPDAKMGWMIAAGTIPIVVFGLLFKTEIETSLRSLYWISAALITLAIILSLAEWLIKKRIAKGIEPKSMSDIRWKEALIIGLVQSIALIPGSSRSGVTITGGLFMNLSRETAARFSFLLSLPAVFAAGIYQLYKSWDSLMASTNDLVNLIVATLVAGIVGYASIAFLITFLKQHSTAVFIIYRIALGLTILALIATGNVQA